CGACGCGTCAGGCCGATGCGCGGCCCGCGGCCGCCACCACGGAGCAGTAGGCGTCATGTCGCATTTCTTCATCAAGCGGCCGATCTTCGCCTGGGTCATCGCCACCCTGATCATGCTGGGCGGCGTGTTGGCGATCATGCGCCTGCCGATCGCGCAATATCCGCAGATCGCGCCGACCGTGGTCACGATCACCGCGACCTATCCCGGCGCCAACGCCGAGACCGCGGAAAACTCGGTGACCAAGGTCATCGAGCAGAACATGACCGGTCTCGACTATCTCCAGTACATGTCGTCGTCGAGCACCTCGACCGGCCAGGTGCAGATCTCGCTGACCTTCACCAACGAGGCCGATGCCGACATTGCCCAGGTGCAGGTGCAGAACAAGCTCCAGCTCGCAACCCCCTTGCTGCCGCAGGTCGTGCAGCAGCAGGGCATCAAGGTGGTGAAGTCTTCGGCGAGCTTCCTGATGGTGCTCGGCTTCGTCTCCGAGGATGGCCGGCTCGCCGCCAGCGACATCGCCGATTACGTGGCGTCCTCGATCAACGATCCCATCAGCCGCGTCGCCGGCGTCGGCCAGGTCACGTTGTTCGGCGCCGAATTCGCCATGCGCATCTGGCTCGATCCCGACAAGCTCGCCAAGTACAATCTGATGCCCGGCGACGTGATCGCGGCGGTCCAGACCCAGAACACGCAGGTCACGGCCGGTCAGCTCGGCGGTCTTGCGTCGATCCGCGGTCAGCAGCTCAATGCCACCATCACCTCCCAGAGCCGTCTCCAGACCGCCGAGCAGTTCAAGGACATCATCCTGCGCACGGCGTCGTCCGGCCAGGTGGTCCGCATCGGCGACGTCGCACGCGTCGAACTCGGCTCGAAGTCCTACGATTCGGCGGCGCGCTACAACGGCAAGCCTGCCGCCGGCATGGGCATCAGCCTCGCAACCGGCGCCAACGCGGTCGCGACCTCGGATGCGGTGAAGGCGCGCGTTGCCCAGCTCGGTGCCAGCATGCCGGAGGGGCTTCGCGTCGTCTACCCCTACGACACCACGCCCTTCGTCAAGCTATCGATCGAGAAGGTGGTGCACACGCTGTTCGAGGCGATCGTGCTCGTCTTCGTGGTGATGTTCGTGTTCCTGCAGAGCTGGCGCGCCACCATCATTCCGACCATCGCCGTGCCCGTGGTGCTGCTCGGCACGTTCGGCGTGCTCTCGCTGGCGGGCTATTCCATCAACACGCTGACGATGTTCGCGATGGTGCTGGCGATCGGCCTGTTGGTCGACGACGCCATCGTAGTGGTCGAGAACGTCGAGCGCGTGATGGCCGAGGAGAAGCTGTCCCCACGCGAGGCGACCGAGAAGTCCATGCGCGAGATCACCGGCGCGCTGGTCGGGATCGGCGTCGTGCTCTCGGCCGTGTTCATCCCCATGGCGTTCTTCAACGGCTCGGTCGGCATCATCTACCGCCAGTTCGCCCTGACCATCGTCACGGCGATGCTGCTGTCCGTGCTGGTGGCGCTGGTGCTGACGCCGGCGCTGTGCGTCACGATCCTGAAGCCGCCGCAACACTACGGCGCGCGGCGCGGCTTCTTCGGCCTGTTCAACCGCGGCTTCGACCGCATGGCCGATGGTTATCAGCGCACCGCCGGCGGCGCGATCAGGCGCGTCGGGGGAATGATGATCGCCTTCGTGGCGATCGTCGCCGGCATGGTCGTCCTGTTCCAGCGGCTGCCGAGCTCGTTCCTGCCCGAGGAGGACCAGGGCACGATCATGACCCTGATCCAGCTTCCAGTCGGCGCCACCTCGGCGCGCACGCTCGACGTCATCAAGCAGGTCGAGCATCAGTACCTGGACAACGAGAAGGACGCGGTTGAAGGCGTGTTCGCAGTCAACGGCTTCAGCTTCGCAGGGCAGGGGCAGAACGTCGGCCTCGCCTTCGTCAGCCTGAAACCGTTCGACGAGCGCAAGCATGGGGGAACGTCCGCGCAGGCCGTGGCCGGCCGCGCCATGGGTGCGTTCACGAAGATCCGCGACGCCATGGTGTTCCCGGTGCTGCCTCCGTCGATTCCCGGATTCGGCAATGCCGGCGGCTTCGATCTTTATCTCCAGGACACCGGCGGCAACGGTCACGAGGCGCTGATCAAGGCGCGCAACCAGCTGCTCGGCCAGCTCGCAGCCGACAGGCGCGTGGCGCAGGCGCGACCGAACGGCCAGGACGATACGCCGCAATTCAATCTCGACGTCGACCAGGCCAAGGCCACGGCGCTCGGCGTCAACCTCAGCGATCTCAACACCACGCTGTCGGCGGCCTGGGGCGGCGCCTATGTCAACGACTTCATCGACCGCGGCCGCGTCAAGCAGGTCTATGTGCAGAGCGATGCGCCGTTCCGGATGGACACCAGCGACATCGGCCGCTGGTACGTCCGCAACACCACGGGCTCGATGGTGCCGTTCTCGGCGCTCGCCACCAATCGCTGGAGCTTCGGCTCGCCGCGTCTGGAGCGCTACAACGGCGTTGCCGCCGTCGAGCTTCAGGGCCAGGCGGCGCCGGGCATCAGCTCGGGCGTCGCCATGCAGGCGGTGGAGGAGCAGATGGCGAGGCTGCCGAAGGGTTACGGCCACGAATGGACCGGATTGTCGTTCCAGGAGCGGCTCACCGGCAGCCAGACGCTGTACCTCTATTCGATCTCGCTGCTGATCGTCTTCCTCAGCCTCGCGGCGCTCTACGAGAGCTGGTCGGTTCCGTTCGCGGTGATGCTGACGGTGCCGATCGGCGTGCTCGGTGCGCTGCTCGCTGCGACGCTGTTCGGCCAGGCCAACGACGTCTATTTCCAGGTCGGCCTGCTCACCACGATCGGCCTCTCCGCCAAGAACGCGATCCTGATCGTCGAGTTCGCGCTGGAGCAGATCGCATCGGGCCGCAGCCTCGTCGAGGCCACGCTGCACGCGGCGCGGCAGCGCCTGCGTCCGATCCTGATGACGTCGCTTGCCTTCATTCTCGGCGTGCTGCCGCTGGCGGTCGCGACCGGCGCGGGCTCTGCCAGCCAGAATGCCGTCGGCATCGGCGTTGCCGGCGGCATGATCGCGGCGACCGTCCTCGGCGTCTTATTCGTCCCCGCGCTGTTCGTGCTGGTCCGGCGGATCTTCCCCGGCGTCCGTCCCGACGCGGCCGGCTCGAAGCCATTCGCGGTTGCGGAGCCTGCGGAATGACGGCCATCAACCAGGTCCGGGCAGCGCGTGGCGCCCGGACCTGGTTTCGAAACTACAACGTCATCTGCATCGGTTCAGGATAGTAGCGGAAGCCTTCGCCCGTCTTGGCGATGTGGCCGTAGCCCGGCCAGGCGAAGTGATAGGACATCACTGGGGTCTTGTTCGCCGCGAGCATGGTCAGGAGCTTGACGCGCGACTCGGCCGCCTGCTTCGGATCGGTGTCGTAGGAGAACTCCATCCGTGGCCGCTCCAGCAGCAGCACCGAATGGTGCGAGAGGTCGCCGAGGAAGGCGAAGGATTTGCCCGCCGACGAGACCGTGAAGATGGTGTGACCGACGGTGTGGCCGGGCGCGGCGATCGCCTGCACGCCCGGCAGGAACTCCTGGCCGTCCTTGAAGAACACGATGCGGTCGCGGACCGGCAGCAGGTTCTTGCGGGCGTGCACGACGAAGTCCTTCGCGGCGCTGCCGAGCTTGCCTTCGTCGGTCCAGAAGTCGAAATCGGTCTGGGAGATGTAGACCTGTGCGTTCGGAAACAGCGGCTTGCCGCCTTCGTCCACGATGCCGCCGATATGGTCGATATGGGCATGCGAGCAGACCACGGCGTCGATCTGCTCCGGCTTGATGCCGGCCTCCGTCATGCTCTTCTGTTGCCGCCCGGTGCTGGCGCCGAACATCTTCGAGCTGCCCATGCCGGTATCGAACAGGATGAGCTTGTCGCCGGTGTTCACGATCGGAGAATTCTGTTCGAGCACGACGTTGTCCGGCGACAGGAAATTGTCCGCCAGCATTTTCTTGACCTCTTCCTTGGGAACGCCGGTGAACGTTCCGGAGGGATCGCCAAGCGGCAGCGGTCCGTCGGAGACGACGGTTACCTCGGCATCGCCGAGAATGAAGCGGTGCCAATAGGGCGTCTGCGTGCCGAGCTTGGGAGCCCGAGCCATTGCGCTGCTGCCGAGCATGGCGCTGGCACCAAGGCCCGCCCCGAGTGCGAGCAGGGACCGACGAGAGACATCGATTGTCATGCGTTTCCTCGCTTTTGTCTTTTATCTTGCGCTGGTTCGCGCATCGCGGCCGGCCGTCGGCCATGTGGCCGGAGGTCGGCAGATTCCATGCTGCGCTGGTTACGACTAGCTAGCAAGTAGAATTGGTTCGCAGATGTGCGACCGCGGAATTGCGCTTTACGCAATTCTCAGCGTGAGGTCATTGCCTTCCGTCTCGGCAAAGCCTGCCTGCAAGACCTCTTCGCGCTTATGGCGCAGATGTGCGCGCAGGATGTGGGAGAGGCCGGCGCCGTCGCGGCGCTGGAGCGCATTGAGGATTGCTTCGTGCTCCCTGACGGCGAGCGCCCAGCGCTGCGTCGTCATCGGCGTGACATAACGCGCGCGCCGGATGCGCGCAGTGACGGATGTGTACAACGCTGCGAGCACAGGGTTTCCGGCGGCGTTGACGATGGCTTCGTGAATGGCGCGGTTGCCGCGATAGTACTGAATCAGATCGCCGTCGTGATAATGCTGCACCATCTCCCCATGCGCGGCGGCGATCGCATCGATCTCGGCATCGGTGATGCGCTCGCAGGCGAGCTCGCCGGCCAGGGCCTCCAAGCCCTGGCAGACCTCGAACAGGTCACGCATGTCCTTGTCGGTCAGCTTCGCCGCGCGCGAGCCACGGTGCGGCAGCAGCTGCACGAGGCCTTCGGCAGCCAGCACCTTCAGCGCCTCGCGCAGCGGCGTGCGCGAGATCTCGAGCCGTTCGCACAGCTCGCGCTCGGGAATTCGCGCGCCCGGCGGGATCTCGCCGTCGAGCAGGATGGCGCGGATGCGCCCGACGACTTCTTCATGAAGCATGGGTCTGAACTCAATTTGCATTCAAAAATGCGCTCTGGACGGAAAAATTGCAAGTTCCAGCTTGAAAATCCGACAATTTGCATTCAAAAATGTAAAAAACAGAAAGGCGCGAGGAAATGGACCTTCAAGTCGAGGCAGAAGACCTCGTTTTTGAATGCACTGATGGCATCGGACGGATCACCTTCAACCGCCCGCAGGCGCGCAACGCCTTCACCTTCGCCATGTACGAACGGCTTGCCGCGATCTGCGAGGCGGCTAACCGCGACCAGTCGATCAAGGTGCTGGTGCTGCGCGGGGCAGGCGACAAGGCGTTCGCCTCGGGCACCGACATCAACCAGTTCCGCGAATTTAGGACGCCACAGGACGCGATCGACTACGAGAACCGCATCGATCGGGTGCTGACCACGCTGGAGCAGTGCCGGGTGCCGACGATCGCGGCGATCAACGGGTTCTGCACCGGAGGCGGGGCCGGCATCGCCGCGGCCTGCGATCTCCGCATCGGCACGCGCACTGCGAAGATTGGCTTTCCCATCGCCAGGACGCTCGGCAATTGCCTGTCGATGTCCAATGTCGGCCGTCTCACGGCGCTCATTGGCGCTGCGCGTGTGAAGGATCTGATCTTCACCGCGCGTCTCGTCGATGCCACGGAAGCGGCGAGCGTCGGGCTGCTCGGCGAGGTCGTCGAGGACATCGCCGCGCTGGACAAGCGGGCCGACGAGGTCGCCCGGCTGCTCGCGGGCCACGCGCCGCTGACTCTGAATGCGACCAAGCAGGCGGTTGCCCGCCTGCAACGACGGCTCACGGGCGACGAGGGCGAAGACCTCATCCTGATGTGCTACACGAGCCAGGATTTTCGCGAAGGGCTCGATGCTTTCCTCAACAAGCGCGCGCCGCAATGGCGCGGCCAATAGGACGGGCCGATGCAAAGTTCGCAATCCACCTCCCGCCGTTCCGGACCGCTCGCCGGCCTCAAGGTCATCGATCTCACCCATGTCATGGCCGGGCCGACCTGCACTCTGATGCTCGCCGACATGGGCGCCGACGTCATCAAGATCGAGAAATGGCCGAACGGCGACGACACCCGCCATTCGGTGCCGCCGAAGATCGGCGATGAAGCGGCCTCCTTCCTGATGATGAACCGCAACAAGCGCGGCATCGTGCTCGATCTGAAGACCGACGGCGGCAAAGAGGTGCTGCGGCGCCTGATCGCGAGCGCTGACGTGCTGGTCGAGAACTTTGCGCCCGGCGCGATGGAACGTCTTGGTTTCGGCTACGAGGCGCTGCACGCCGAATTCCCGGCGCTGATCTACTGCTCGCTGTCCGGCTTTGGTCGCACCGGCCCCTACAAGCATCGCCGTGGCTTCGATCTGGTCGCGCAGGCCATGAGCGGTATCATGAGCTTCACCGGCGAACGTCCCGACGGTCCGCCCGTCAAATGCGGTCCCCCGCTGTCCGACATCACCGCCGGCCTGCTCGCCAGCATGGGCATCCTCGCCGCCTATACCCATCGCCTCAAGACCGGCGAAGGGCAGTGGGTCGAGACCTCGCTCTATGAGGCCGCACTGGTGCAGACCTATTGGCAGTCGACCATCGCGCTCGCGGCCGGCACCGCGCCCCGCGCGATGGGGTCGGCGCATCCCCTCAACGCGCCGTACCAGGCCTTCGAGGCTTCGGACGGCTGGCTCGTCGTCGGTGGCGCCAACAAGAAGCACTGGCTGTTGATGCTGGAAGCGCTCGGCGCCAGCGAGCTCGCCGCCGATCCGCGGTTCGTCACGGGGGCCGATCGCATGGCGAATTTGAAGGAGCTCGAAGTGATCCTGAGCGAACGCTTCCGCACCAAATCCCGCGCGCACTGGCTCGCGGCATTGGATGAGAAGGGCGTGCCGTGCGGACCCGTGCACGACATGCTGGAGGCCCTCGGCGATCCCCAGACGCTGGCGCGCGAGATGGTGGTCGAGGTCGAGCACTCCACGCTCGGTCCCGTCAAGACGATCGGCCTTCCCATCAAGTTTTCGGAGACCCCGGGCAAAGTGCGATCGGGCGCTCCGGTTTATGGTGAGCACACCGACGAGGTGCTGGCCGAGCACGGGTTCGAGCCATCGCGAATTGAAGCGCTCGAGAAAGAAGGCGCGATCGTGCGGGCATCAGGCAGGGGCGAGGAACGCGTCGCCTGAATGGATTTCGACACGACAACGATAAAAGACAAAATCAGCTGGAGGAAATCATGGGTCGGACGTCAACACTTCTGCTTTCCGCAGCCGCAACCGTGCTCGCCGGCACGGTTCCGGCGCTTTGCGCCTGGCAGCCGCAAAAGCCGATCGAGTTCGTGGCCACGGCGGGGCCCGGCGGCGGCACCGACAACCTCGCCCGCGCGGTGCAGAACATCATCACCAAGCACAAGCTGACCGAGCAGCCCATCGTCGTCGTCAACAAGGGCGGCGGCAGCGGCGCGGAAGGTTACGTTTATGGCAAGGCTTCCGCCGGCGATCCCTACAAGGTGATCTTCGGCACTTCGAACGCCTGGCAGCAGCCGCTCGTCTCCAAGGTCGCCTTCAACTACACCGATCTCACTCCGATCGCGGCGATGGCGCAGGACGAGTTTTTGCTGTGGGTCAAGCAGGACGCGCCCTACAAGACGGCGGGCGACTATCTGAAAGCTGCCGCCGCAGGCGAGTTCAAGATGGGCGGCGCGCAGTCGAAGGACACCGATGAGGTCCTGACGCGCATGATCGAGAAGGCCGGCAAGATCAAGCTGACCTATATCCCGTTCAAGAGCGGCGCGGAGACTGCCGTCCAGCTTGCAGGCGGACACCTCGATTCCCACGTCAACAATCCCAGCGAGAGCCTCGGGCAATGGCGCGGCGGCACGCAGCGCCCGCTCTGTGTCTTCAGTCCGAAGCGTCTGCCGCAAGGCCCGAAGGTCACCGCAAGCGAAGGCTGGAGCGACGTTCCGACCTGCGTCGAGCAGGGCCTCGACATCAAGCAATATGAGCAGCCGCGTACCGTGTGGCTGCCCGGCAAGGTCACGCCGGATCAAGCCGCGTTTTATGTCGACCTGATGAAGAAGGTGCAGGCCACGCCCGAGTGGAAGGACTACATCGAGAGGACCTCCCAGGTCGACACCTTCCTGACCGGCGCCGAGCTCGACAAGTTCATCAAGGAGGACCTCGAGCACATCAGGCAGGTCGCGGGTGAGCAGGGCTGGCTTGTCAAGTGAGGCCGAGAATGGCCTTCGATCGCGCAGCCGACTGCAGCCCTGGTCCTCATCCTGAGGAGCCCGCCGGAGGCGGGCGTCTCGAAGGATGGCCGCGGATGCGATGTCGCCTGGAACCGTCCTTCGAGACGCGCGCCAAAGCGCGCTCCTCAGGACGAGGACTGTTTCGCTGGAGCCTTCCATGATCTCCCGTCGCGCCCTCGAACTCGCCACCGCCGTGCTCACCGGCAGCTTCGGTGCGGCCGTCATCGTCTCCAGCCTCGACAACGGTATCGGCTGGTCGAGCGCGGGCGTGGAAGCCGGCACGTTTCCGTTTCTGACCGGGATCATCGTCGTGGTCGGGAGCCTCTACAATCTGGTGCGCGGCGCGATGCCGGCGGCGACATTGGCCAACGTCCCGATCGCCATCACGTCGATCGAGCTGCGCCGGCTTGCGGGTCTGTTCGTGCCGGCTGCGCTCTTCGTGGCGGCGATCCCGCTGGTCGGGATGTACGTGGCATCAGCGCTCTACGTCTTTGCAGTGCTCGTCATCCCGCGGCATCAATCGGTCCCCCGCGCGCTGGCCATGGCGGGCGCGACGGCGCTTGCGCTCTACGTCGTGTTCGAGCGCATGTTCCAGGTCAGCTTGCCGCACGGCGCTCTCGACGCCGCGTTCGGGTTCTGACGGAGAGGCCGATGGATAATCTCTCGGAGCTCCTGCACGGCGTCACCATCGCGGTCACCATGCCGCATCTGGCCCTGATGGTGGTTGGCGTGCTGCTCGGCATTCTCGTCGGCGTGCTGCCGGGGCTGGGCGCGCCGAACGGGGTGTCGCTGCTCCTGCCGCTGACCTTCGGCATGCAGCCGGTGTCGGCGATCATCCTGCTCTCCAGCATGTATTGGGGTGCGCTATTCGGCGGCTCCGTCACCTCGATCCTGTTCAACATTCCCGGCGAGCCGTCGTCGGTCGCTACCACATTCGACGGTTATCCGATGGCGCGCGACGGCCGGCCGACCACGGCGCTCGCGACCGCGTTCGGCTCGGCGGCGATCGGGGCGCTGATCGGCGTCATCCTGATCACTTTCCTTGCGTCCTGGGTGGCCCAGGTCGCGCTCGCCTTTGGACCGGCAGAGTACTTTGCAGTCTATTTCCTCGCCTTTGCCAGCTTCGTCGGCATGGGCGGTTCGGCGCCGATCAAGACCATCGTGGCGCTGGCCATCGGCTTTGCGATCGCTGCGATCGGCATCGACACGGTGTCCGGCAGCGTCCGCCTCACCATGGGCGTCGATGAGCTGGTGAAGGGCGTGAGCTTCGTCGTCGCCGTCATGGGCCTGTTCGGCATCGGCGAGCTGCTGGTTGCGGTCGAAGAGGAGTTTCATGCCCGCGCGGTTTCCTCGAAGATCGATTGGCGCGAGGTGTTCCGCGCCGTCGGGCAGCTGCCCCGGCACGGCGTGGCTTTGCTGCGCAGTGCCGCGATTGGATGCTGGATGGGGATCACGCCGGGAGGCCCGACCGCGGCCTCCTTCATGAGCTACGGCATCGCGCGCCGCTTCTCGCGCCGCGGCCGATATTTCGGCACCGGCGAGGTCGAGGGCATCGTCTCGCCGGAGACGGCCGATCATGCCGCCGGCACCAGCGCGCTGTTGCCGATGCTGTCGCTCGGCATTCCCGGATCGGCCACCGCTGCGGTCATGATGGGCGGGCTGATGATCTGGGGTCTCAATCCCGGACCGATGCTGTTCGTCGACCAAAAGGATTTCGTCTGGGGCCTGATCGCCTCGATGTATGTCGGCAACATCGTCGCCGTGGTGCTGGTGCTGCTCACCGTGCCGGTCTTCGCCGCCCTGATGCGAATTCCCTTCGTGGTGATCGCGCCGCTGATCGTGATCATCTGCGTCGTCGGCGCCTATTCGGTCTCCAACTCCTATCTCGACGTGGTCATGATGCTCGGCTTCGGCGTCGTGGGCTATCTCTTCAAGAAGCTGTTCTATCCGCTGGCGCCGCTCGTCCTCGCGATCGTCATCGGTGACAAGGCCGAAGACGCGTTCCGGCAGTCGATGCTGATCTCGAAGGGCTCACTGGGGATCTTCTTTGCCAACAAGCTGGTGTCCTGCCTGATCGTGGCCGGCATCGCGCTGTTGCTGCTTCCGCTCGTGCTGCAGCTCGCGCGGCTCTGGCGCAAGCCCGCATCCACCGCGACTGACACGCCAGCCCATGAAAAGGTGATCCTATGACCGCAAAGCCGCTCATCGCATTGGCGATGGGAGATCCTGCCGGCATCAGTCCGGAGCTGGCGGCGAAGCTCGCAGTGCAAGACGACATCCGCGCGAGTTGTCGGCTGGTCGTCATCGGTGACCGCCGCATCTTCGACGAGGGCGCGCGCGTCGCCGGCGTCAAGCCGGACTTGACGATGGTGGAGCAGGGGACCGACCTCCGCGCAAGTCAGGGCGACGCGTTGTTCCTCGACCTCGGCCATCTCGATCTGAAAGAAGTCGAGCCGAAGACCGCGACGCTCGCCGGCGGCAAGTTCGCACTGGCAAACTACAGGCATGCGCTCGAGCTCGGCCGCGACGGGCACGTCCATGCCGTCTGCTTCACGCCGTTCAACAAGCAGGCGATGCGGCTTGCCCGCGCCGAGTACGACGACGAGATCGCGTTTTCGGCCGAAATTGTCGGTCTCAAGACCGCGGCGAGCGAGTTCAACGTGCTGGACCGGCTCTGGAACGCGCGGGTGACCTCGCATATCCCGCTCAGGGACGTCGCCGCAAAGCTGTCCGCCGAACGCATCCACCGTGCGCTCAAGCTGACCGATGCCTGCATGCGCAATGCCGGTTTCGCGCGCCCCCGCATCGCGGTCGCGGGACTCAATCCGCACGCCGGCGACGGCGGCAATTTCGGCCGCGAGGAGATCGACATCATCGCGCCCGTGGTCGCGGCCGGCCAGCGCGAGGGCATCGCCGCGGAGGGACCATTCCCCGCCGACACCGTGTTCCTGCGTGCCAAGGCCGGCGCCTTCGATGCGGTGCTGACGATGTATCACGACCAGGGCCAGATCGCTATGAAGCTGATGGGCTTCGATCGCGGCGTGACCTTGCTCGGCGGCTTCCCATTTCCGATCTGCACGCCCGCGCACGGCACGGCCTACGACATCGCGGGGCAGGGCATCGCATCGATCGGTGCCAGCCGCGCCGCGCTGCTGCTGGCTGCGGAGATGGCCGCGCGCAGGGCGGCCTGACGGCAGGCCGGCTCGTTCGGCGTTACTTCGCGACGATCAACGTGCGCACGGGAGTTCTTTTTCCGCGAGGCTGAACACGGAATGGGAGACCTTCAGGCTGTCGCGAGCCATTTTGCGAGTGGCGTGGCCCCGAGCCGCGCCTCGCCGAGCGGATTCAGCGATTGGTCGTCGATGAGAGCGCCGTAATAGGGTGCCTGCGGGTCTCCGATCACAGGCCGTGCGTCGCCGGACGCCTTCAGGCGCCGCGCGATGAATTCGTTGAAGGGAGCCTTCTCGGGGCCGGCGATGTCGATCGTGCCGTTGATCGGCTGCCCCGTTGCGACCTCCGCGAGGCGCTCGACGACGTCGTCCGCCGCGATCGGCTGAAACAATGCGGAGGGAACGACAATCTTCCCCTCGCGCGCTCCGGTCTCGGCG
This genomic stretch from Bradyrhizobium daqingense harbors:
- a CDS encoding efflux RND transporter permease subunit, coding for MSHFFIKRPIFAWVIATLIMLGGVLAIMRLPIAQYPQIAPTVVTITATYPGANAETAENSVTKVIEQNMTGLDYLQYMSSSSTSTGQVQISLTFTNEADADIAQVQVQNKLQLATPLLPQVVQQQGIKVVKSSASFLMVLGFVSEDGRLAASDIADYVASSINDPISRVAGVGQVTLFGAEFAMRIWLDPDKLAKYNLMPGDVIAAVQTQNTQVTAGQLGGLASIRGQQLNATITSQSRLQTAEQFKDIILRTASSGQVVRIGDVARVELGSKSYDSAARYNGKPAAGMGISLATGANAVATSDAVKARVAQLGASMPEGLRVVYPYDTTPFVKLSIEKVVHTLFEAIVLVFVVMFVFLQSWRATIIPTIAVPVVLLGTFGVLSLAGYSINTLTMFAMVLAIGLLVDDAIVVVENVERVMAEEKLSPREATEKSMREITGALVGIGVVLSAVFIPMAFFNGSVGIIYRQFALTIVTAMLLSVLVALVLTPALCVTILKPPQHYGARRGFFGLFNRGFDRMADGYQRTAGGAIRRVGGMMIAFVAIVAGMVVLFQRLPSSFLPEEDQGTIMTLIQLPVGATSARTLDVIKQVEHQYLDNEKDAVEGVFAVNGFSFAGQGQNVGLAFVSLKPFDERKHGGTSAQAVAGRAMGAFTKIRDAMVFPVLPPSIPGFGNAGGFDLYLQDTGGNGHEALIKARNQLLGQLAADRRVAQARPNGQDDTPQFNLDVDQAKATALGVNLSDLNTTLSAAWGGAYVNDFIDRGRVKQVYVQSDAPFRMDTSDIGRWYVRNTTGSMVPFSALATNRWSFGSPRLERYNGVAAVELQGQAAPGISSGVAMQAVEEQMARLPKGYGHEWTGLSFQERLTGSQTLYLYSISLLIVFLSLAALYESWSVPFAVMLTVPIGVLGALLAATLFGQANDVYFQVGLLTTIGLSAKNAILIVEFALEQIASGRSLVEATLHAARQRLRPILMTSLAFILGVLPLAVATGAGSASQNAVGIGVAGGMIAATVLGVLFVPALFVLVRRIFPGVRPDAAGSKPFAVAEPAE
- a CDS encoding MBL fold metallo-hydrolase; the protein is MTIDVSRRSLLALGAGLGASAMLGSSAMARAPKLGTQTPYWHRFILGDAEVTVVSDGPLPLGDPSGTFTGVPKEEVKKMLADNFLSPDNVVLEQNSPIVNTGDKLILFDTGMGSSKMFGASTGRQQKSMTEAGIKPEQIDAVVCSHAHIDHIGGIVDEGGKPLFPNAQVYISQTDFDFWTDEGKLGSAAKDFVVHARKNLLPVRDRIVFFKDGQEFLPGVQAIAAPGHTVGHTIFTVSSAGKSFAFLGDLSHHSVLLLERPRMEFSYDTDPKQAAESRVKLLTMLAANKTPVMSYHFAWPGYGHIAKTGEGFRYYPEPMQMTL
- a CDS encoding GntR family transcriptional regulator — translated: MLHEEVVGRIRAILLDGEIPPGARIPERELCERLEISRTPLREALKVLAAEGLVQLLPHRGSRAAKLTDKDMRDLFEVCQGLEALAGELACERITDAEIDAIAAAHGEMVQHYHDGDLIQYYRGNRAIHEAIVNAAGNPVLAALYTSVTARIRRARYVTPMTTQRWALAVREHEAILNALQRRDGAGLSHILRAHLRHKREEVLQAGFAETEGNDLTLRIA
- a CDS encoding enoyl-CoA hydratase/isomerase family protein; translation: MDLQVEAEDLVFECTDGIGRITFNRPQARNAFTFAMYERLAAICEAANRDQSIKVLVLRGAGDKAFASGTDINQFREFRTPQDAIDYENRIDRVLTTLEQCRVPTIAAINGFCTGGGAGIAAACDLRIGTRTAKIGFPIARTLGNCLSMSNVGRLTALIGAARVKDLIFTARLVDATEAASVGLLGEVVEDIAALDKRADEVARLLAGHAPLTLNATKQAVARLQRRLTGDEGEDLILMCYTSQDFREGLDAFLNKRAPQWRGQ
- a CDS encoding CaiB/BaiF CoA transferase family protein, producing the protein MQSSQSTSRRSGPLAGLKVIDLTHVMAGPTCTLMLADMGADVIKIEKWPNGDDTRHSVPPKIGDEAASFLMMNRNKRGIVLDLKTDGGKEVLRRLIASADVLVENFAPGAMERLGFGYEALHAEFPALIYCSLSGFGRTGPYKHRRGFDLVAQAMSGIMSFTGERPDGPPVKCGPPLSDITAGLLASMGILAAYTHRLKTGEGQWVETSLYEAALVQTYWQSTIALAAGTAPRAMGSAHPLNAPYQAFEASDGWLVVGGANKKHWLLMLEALGASELAADPRFVTGADRMANLKELEVILSERFRTKSRAHWLAALDEKGVPCGPVHDMLEALGDPQTLAREMVVEVEHSTLGPVKTIGLPIKFSETPGKVRSGAPVYGEHTDEVLAEHGFEPSRIEALEKEGAIVRASGRGEERVA
- a CDS encoding Bug family tripartite tricarboxylate transporter substrate binding protein, with protein sequence MGRTSTLLLSAAATVLAGTVPALCAWQPQKPIEFVATAGPGGGTDNLARAVQNIITKHKLTEQPIVVVNKGGGSGAEGYVYGKASAGDPYKVIFGTSNAWQQPLVSKVAFNYTDLTPIAAMAQDEFLLWVKQDAPYKTAGDYLKAAAAGEFKMGGAQSKDTDEVLTRMIEKAGKIKLTYIPFKSGAETAVQLAGGHLDSHVNNPSESLGQWRGGTQRPLCVFSPKRLPQGPKVTASEGWSDVPTCVEQGLDIKQYEQPRTVWLPGKVTPDQAAFYVDLMKKVQATPEWKDYIERTSQVDTFLTGAELDKFIKEDLEHIRQVAGEQGWLVK
- a CDS encoding tripartite tricarboxylate transporter TctB family protein, with product MISRRALELATAVLTGSFGAAVIVSSLDNGIGWSSAGVEAGTFPFLTGIIVVVGSLYNLVRGAMPAATLANVPIAITSIELRRLAGLFVPAALFVAAIPLVGMYVASALYVFAVLVIPRHQSVPRALAMAGATALALYVVFERMFQVSLPHGALDAAFGF
- a CDS encoding tripartite tricarboxylate transporter permease gives rise to the protein MDNLSELLHGVTIAVTMPHLALMVVGVLLGILVGVLPGLGAPNGVSLLLPLTFGMQPVSAIILLSSMYWGALFGGSVTSILFNIPGEPSSVATTFDGYPMARDGRPTTALATAFGSAAIGALIGVILITFLASWVAQVALAFGPAEYFAVYFLAFASFVGMGGSAPIKTIVALAIGFAIAAIGIDTVSGSVRLTMGVDELVKGVSFVVAVMGLFGIGELLVAVEEEFHARAVSSKIDWREVFRAVGQLPRHGVALLRSAAIGCWMGITPGGPTAASFMSYGIARRFSRRGRYFGTGEVEGIVSPETADHAAGTSALLPMLSLGIPGSATAAVMMGGLMIWGLNPGPMLFVDQKDFVWGLIASMYVGNIVAVVLVLLTVPVFAALMRIPFVVIAPLIVIICVVGAYSVSNSYLDVVMMLGFGVVGYLFKKLFYPLAPLVLAIVIGDKAEDAFRQSMLISKGSLGIFFANKLVSCLIVAGIALLLLPLVLQLARLWRKPASTATDTPAHEKVIL